TCAGGACGGCGGCGATCTCGTGCAGCTTCAGATCCTCGTAGTAGTACAGGGTGAGGACGATCCGCTCCTGCTCCTTCAGACGGAGGACGGCGTCACGGAGGATCTCCGCCTCTTCGGCCAGGTTCAGCCGGCCCTCGATGTCGTGGTGCGTCTCGCCGGCGAGGAAGTCTGCCGGGGCGAGCCCGCGTCCGATGCGGTCTTCGCCGACGCGGTCGTCCAGGGGCACATGCGCGGTCCCCTCCACGTCGCCGCTCCAGCGCCAGAAGGTCTCCACGTCCAGCCCCAGGTGCTCCGCGACCTCCCGGTCCTCGGGCGCCCGCTCCAGGACCCGCATCAGCGACTCGCGCGCGGCGGTGATCTCGCGCGTCTTCCGGCGCACGGAGCGCGGGACGTGGTCCTGCCGCCGCAGCTCGTCCAGGATCGCCCCCCGGATCCGCGGCGCGGCGAAGGTGCTGAACGCCAGCCCGCGCGAAGCGTCGAAGTTGTCCAGGGCGTTCATCAGCCCCATGGATCCCGCGCTCACCAGCTCGTCGAAGTCCGCCTCCACCGTCAGCGTGCGGGATACCTTGCGCGCGACGTGGTGCACCAGCCCGAGGTGCTCCGTCAGCAGCCGCTCGCGCGCGATGGGGCATCCGCTCTCGCGAACGCTCCAGGGCGCCGTCGTCGTGTCCATGTCCAGCTCTCCGTGGGGAAGGCGTTCCGATCTCTGCGCCCGAGGGGCCGGGTGGGCGCCGTCGTTCCAGCCCTCTGAAGGAGCAGACTGCGTACCGTTCCGGACACGCTTCGCCGATCCTCGCCCGCGCTTCCGCAATCCCTTTCTTCCGTGCTATTTACGGGAGATTCGCCCTCGTTCCCGGGACCTCCACTCCGCTGGGAAAAAGGCGCTGGGCGGCAGGTTTTTCCGAGCGGAGGGAGGTGCGTTTTTCCGGGCAGGCTCCTCCCCGGCCGGTTTCCCGGACGCGGAAAGGGGCACGCCCCGCACCGTGCGGACGTGCCCCTTTCCTTCCCTGGGCGCGTGGGTGATGGATCATCACCGCGGAGGTGCGCCTCGTGGAGATCCGCCGGATTAGGAGAAGGGAGCCACTCCCGCTAGATTACAGAGCGCCACAGTTCCATCCTGCTCAGCGGCGCGCATTTACCCGAACCGGGAGTGGCATCGATGAGCTGGTTACCCAACAACAGCAGCCGACGCATTCACGCGGCAGACCTGCACGTCGATTCCGCCCTGCATCCCGAGTGGGTCAGCGGCGGTGAGCGCAGCCCCGCCGTGGGGGAGCAGGTCTACTGCACCAGCGGAGAGGCGGAGGTCGTGCGCCTGCTCGGCAAGACCGGCGACGGAAGCCGCCTCCTGGAGCTGAAGCTCCCGCAGGCTGCGGCCAAGCCGTTCTTCGCGGCGGCTTCCAACGTGCTGGTCGCGCCCATCGGCATTTCCGAGGCTGCTCCCCGGCTCGCCTGACGAAAGCGGGCAGGCGACGGGGGAACCGATCCGGGCGGCAACTCCGGCTGGATCGCCACTCCTCCTCCCCAGGAGCCCATGGCCCGCAGACCCGAACGCTTCGCCCTTCTCGGTGCCCTCGTAGGCACGGTTGTCGCCGCGGCCGAGGGATACGCCGCACTCGGCTGCACGACGCTGCCCCACGTTGTCATCGCAGTCAGCGGTGCATTCGGCGCGGGTGCCTCCCTCACGC
This genomic window from Longimicrobiaceae bacterium contains:
- a CDS encoding FliA/WhiG family RNA polymerase sigma factor, translated to MDTTTAPWSVRESGCPIARERLLTEHLGLVHHVARKVSRTLTVEADFDELVSAGSMGLMNALDNFDASRGLAFSTFAAPRIRGAILDELRRQDHVPRSVRRKTREITAARESLMRVLERAPEDREVAEHLGLDVETFWRWSGDVEGTAHVPLDDRVGEDRIGRGLAPADFLAGETHHDIEGRLNLAEEAEILRDAVLRLKEQERIVLTLYYYEDLKLHEIAAVLKLTESRVSQIRSRAVARLRGELAPLRERVA